Part of the Numenius arquata chromosome 5, bNumArq3.hap1.1, whole genome shotgun sequence genome is shown below.
TATATATAGCCCATGTAAGAGAAGTATATCAGTTGTAGAGTTGTTTTATTGCCATCTGGAAAGGAGAAACGCAGGTTAGCGTGAACCTTGCAAACAGTGCCAGCTTCTCAGGGTTACTGACAAATCCTGTTCCCTGGCAAATGTCTGTATGTTTATACATAAACTTGCACACACCCTTTGACAACATACAGTGTGCTGTGCAACATTCACTGTTGTTTGCATATAATTTCGAACAAGGAAGAAGAGCGGAGCCAAAGAAGCTATTAATAATTCAGTGCTGctgtaaaaataattcttttgtaaCATTTTGTTGGAAGCATTTGCTTCACATGACAGGAAACTTTGTCTAGAATTCCAGTGGCTTGTATGGATATGCACGTGTCTTACACAGCTTAAGTCCTAAATGTTTACAGAAATCTCAAAGTTAATCATAAGAGAAAATTCTTAGACTTTGCAGTGCTTATGCAAAATAATCTTGTGTAATCAAAACACTGGTATTTGAACATCTTAAAAACGTGGCAGTGTTTCTCTTTGCATAGTTCCTGACTAGTCATAATGTTGTGATCAAACACTATGTTTTAGATTCATTAATTTTTACCTAATACAAGAAGTGTTTTGTTGAGTAAACCCTTGTGAATAGTTTTCATCAGGTTGCAGCTGAAATTCAGAAGAACACTGCATGCTACAGTAGTCAGGATACCTTTATTAGTAGGGTAATATCTTACGGCTCCTTCTAAAAATGTTACATTCAGATTCCTGAGACGGTGAGTTGTAATTGTCTAAATGTATGTTGATAGACCAAAACCAGGGAGGACATAGGTCAGATGGCTAGTGAATGACGCTAGTGGCCTCTATTTCGTGTGCAGGGTTCTCAGAGACAGTTTGCATGCCTGTTGGCTCTGTAATGTTTTGATGGTTGAAACTTGCCAGACATTTGCTAAAAGGAGGACTAGATAAACTGGGTGGCATAGTGATGCTGATACAAAAGATGCCCAAGAGAAGAGTCACCACGCTCTCATCTCATAGTTACTGGGGTCTGGACCATAACTCAGGGTTCAGCCTTGAAGAGCCTCTTCTTATAGATACGGATTTGGAGTTCATCCCATCTCAGGCAGTGGGGTATTCTATTAGCCCAGATCCTCCAGCAGCatgtttctgcttcctcctccaccaGATTTGTGGCGAGCTCTCTCACCACACCTCTTAGCCTGTCTGCATCCTTCCAAAATGGCCCCAGAAGGAAGTGGACGCTTGTCAGCTGCATTAAAGCAACGGCAAACAGACTAATGTCTTGTTGACTTCACCTCACTGCTGCTTGGCAAAACTAGGATGAAAGGAACCACGGGGAAATTTACCTGCAGGCTCGGGAAAGCTGTGGCACATTGAATTACGTTGTACTGGTTTTCTTCTTGGCTGGAAGGCCGTGGAAAAATAGCTTCAATTACAAACGCTTTATACTGAAGAGTCAGCTTGcgtattttaaaaatccagttaTAAAGCATGAGGGACTCTAGTGTATGGCCTTGTTTACTATAACAACCCATGAAAATTAACACTGTTCCTCTTTCTGTCTTATGAATACATCTCTCTATGTGTCTGTAAGATAGATAACAGATATATTGTAAGAATAAATCCACTTCGCCAGAGAATATTGGGTGCCCATATTTCCTACTATTATATGTAGAGATTCCCAGGTGCTCAGCGTGTCTGATTTTCAGGCTCGGAACAGAAATTTAAGGACTGCAGCTCCAGTGGTATGAAACTCTGTAATCTAACTTGCCATTTTCTTTGTAGGTACTGCAGGAGGAGGGGCTGGCTGAAATCCACCCTCATTATGTCCGTTCCGCAGACCAGTACCTCCAAGGGAAAAGTAATGCTTAAGGAATACAGCGGGCGCAAAATCGAAGTGGAGCACATTTTCAAATGGATCACAGCCCATGCTGCTTCTCGGATCAAAACCATCTACAACTCTGAACATTTAAAAGACGAATGGAACAAAAGTGACCAGTACCGTGTGAAAATATACCTGTTTGCCAACCTTGACCAGCCTCCGGCGTTCTTCTCTGCACTGAGTGTAAAGTTTACTGGAAGAGTAGAGTTTATTTTTGTGAACGTGGAAAACTGGGACAATAAAAGTTACATGGCAGAAATTGGTGTCTACAAGACACCCTCGTACATACTTAGGACTCCCGAGGGGATTTACAGGTATGGGAATAACACTGGTGAATTTATATCACTACGTGCCATGGATTCATTTTTGCGTTCGTTACAACCAGAAGTTAAcgatttatttgttttaagctTAGTTTTGGTTAATCTGATGGCTTGGATGGACCTGTTTATTACACAAGGCGCTACTATAAAGCGTTTTGTCGTTCTCATAAGCACTTTAGGGACGTATAATTCACTATTAATTATTTCTTGGCTACCTGTGTTAGGTTTTTTGCAACTACCTTACTTAGACAGCTTTTATGAATACAGTTTAAAACTCTTCAGGTACTCTAACACAACTACTTTGGCTTCTTGGGTAAGAGCCGATTGGATGTTCTACTCTTCGCATCCAGCCCTCTTCCTCAGCACGTACCTTGGTCATGGCTTACTAATTGATTactttgagaagaaaagaagacGCAATAACAACACCGATGAAGTAAACGCTAATAACCTGGAGTGGCTGTCAAGCCTGTGGGACTGGTACACCAGCTACTTGTTTCATCCTATTGCTTCTTTTCAACACTTTCCTTTTGACTCGGATTGGGATGAAGACCCGGATTTGTTCTTAGAGCGGTTGGCCTTCCCCGACCTCTGGCTTCACCCTCTGATACCAACTGATTACATCAAAAACTTACCGATGTGGAGGTTTAAATGTGTTGGTGTCCATTCTGATGAGGAAATGCTGGAAACCTTTCAAGACAGCGAAAGTGACTCTGACAGTGAAAACAAAGAGGTCATCAGCAATGAAAAAGAAGTCTCGGAGGACGATGACCTAAACACATTTCATAGGCGCAGTGCCGGAGAGCCTCGGTGCGGTGCTGAGACCTGTTCGTGTGCCAATAAATATTGTCATCACGAGCCATATGAACGGAAGGCGAGATCCTACGGCTCCTACAGCACCGCAGGTGACATGGAGCCGGATTGGTCAGCCTGGCCCTCCGAGATGTTGCACTGTACAGAATGTGTGGTGTGTCTAGAAAATTTTGCAAACGGTTGCCTGCTCATGGGCTTGCCCTGCGGCCATGTGTTCCACCAGAATTGCATCGTGATGTGGCTGGCCGGCGGGCGACACTGCTGCCCTGTCTGCAGGTGGGCTTCgtacaaaaaaaagcagccataTACACATCCGCAGCCTTTGTCGAGTGATACCCCATCTTAGCTGTGTGCTGACGTCCTTTGTAAGCTTTCAGGATATTACTGCTTGCCTTTTAAATGTTAGTCACTTAAAAGATTATGTGGTTTGAAGTTTTAGTTTAAATGTTAGTGCAGTGAACTAAAATATACATGATGCTAACGTTAACGACAGAATCATTTGGTTGCCTTGTATGTTGAACTGAACGCATACTTATCGTACAATAACTTCTTCTTTTCAACATCTGGAAACTTGATGCTGTTTTTGTAAGCACAAAAATCAAGCCTACAACAGAAGCGTATTCCAGCAAACGTTTACAAGTTAGGATATGGGTGAAATTGAAATTCTAATCGGAGACAATTGCTTAATTTAAGTGTTTCTTATTTTAGAGTCTGTTCAGCACATCTTTGTTGAATAATGTATGTTGTAAGACAgtaccatttaaaaagaaatcagtgaaataaattattttaaaaagagatttgtAATGTTAAttgttttgataaatattttgtgtgtatggttACGGATGTCTTGCTGGTCTGATTTATCTGTgaagacaataaaaatataacACAACTTTTGTGACTAATAAATCATCTCCTAGTGATGCAGGAATTCACTGCTCCAGTGTAAACCCATGTGGAAGGTGATGGTGTTTCACTGGGAACTTCCTGCTTCTTAAGTCCTCTGCCTTGAGGCGCGTCTTTGCTTGACCACTGGTTTTCCATTGATTACAAACTGCTTTATCAGACCAGCCGTCTCTCCAGCACCCTCATCTGCAGACATCTAGGAAGACTTTTGGGTAGCCTCCCTACAGCCTCAACATAACCCATCGTGAAGTAGCAGAATATTGTCATGCAGTGACAAAAGTGGCTTGTAAAGGTAAAAATTGCCAGACTCCAACTGCTGGTATTTTGAAGTGGTTTCTGATTTCTTGGAAAAAAGTGATAGTTGTTcaatgccataaaaaaaaaaagtttattgttttctttatatttcaatATGAAACTGTTGTTTTGGTTGTGCCTTTCAGAAATTATCTGGCTGAAAATCCAGAGAGCAAATGTtggttgggaaggaaaaaaaaaaaggcaaaagaaaaaaaaagcacgtgACGTGTAAGTAGAAGAAAAGGCTAAACTAGAAAGGTGTTTTCAGTTGCTTTATGTGTCACAGTAGAAGCAACAGTCTcattcattgttttatttctctcctcGTTCTTGCCCGTGTGGTATAAAAGGAGGATAATTAAATGAAGATGATAATAGAAAATGTAAACACGGGTCCCTCTTGCAGTTACGATCCATCTCTCTGTGTCTTCACAGAGAGCTGGGAGGCTGGTGCTCACAAAGCAAAGCTGTTCTGGCACTGGTTTATCTGTCCAGGGTACCTGGGCactatctttttttaataacaaatgtTTCATGCCTCCAGTCACCAGGCATCCTCCTGAGAGGATATTCTCCTAATTATCAGAAGAGCTGTTTTTAATTGTGAGTACTTTTTCCTCTCGTTTCCTTTTTCCTATTGCAGTACTGAAGCAGGGAGGTAGAAGGGGCATAATATCACCAACTCTCCTGTGGTctggaaagtaatttttattccaGTTGAGGCCTGTCAGTACATGCCCTTTTTCTGTCATTACAGCCGTGGCAGAGCAGTGGAGAGGCATAATGAGGGCAAAGAGCATTTCTGCTTCCAGTTTGTGCCGCAGTGTGACATTTAGCCTATGTGCTTAGCATAAGCAGCTGGGGCTGAAATCCACATTGTTCCAGGACTGTCTTGAAACCCACACTGAACTGAGGCCTTGCCATCTCAAAAGGAGA
Proteins encoded:
- the RNF103 gene encoding E3 ubiquitin-protein ligase RNF103, with translation MWVKLCCLLLYFLALFVLARVFEAVAWYESGFLATQLVDPVALSFRKLRTILECRGLGYSGLPEKKDVRELVEKSGDLMEGELYSALKEEEASESVSSTNFSGEMHFYELVEDTKDGIWLVQVIANDRSPLVGKVHWEKMVKKVSRFGIRTGTFNCSSDPRYCRRRGWLKSTLIMSVPQTSTSKGKVMLKEYSGRKIEVEHIFKWITAHAASRIKTIYNSEHLKDEWNKSDQYRVKIYLFANLDQPPAFFSALSVKFTGRVEFIFVNVENWDNKSYMAEIGVYKTPSYILRTPEGIYRYGNNTGEFISLRAMDSFLRSLQPEVNDLFVLSLVLVNLMAWMDLFITQGATIKRFVVLISTLGTYNSLLIISWLPVLGFLQLPYLDSFYEYSLKLFRYSNTTTLASWVRADWMFYSSHPALFLSTYLGHGLLIDYFEKKRRRNNNTDEVNANNLEWLSSLWDWYTSYLFHPIASFQHFPFDSDWDEDPDLFLERLAFPDLWLHPLIPTDYIKNLPMWRFKCVGVHSDEEMLETFQDSESDSDSENKEVISNEKEVSEDDDLNTFHRRSAGEPRCGAETCSCANKYCHHEPYERKARSYGSYSTAGDMEPDWSAWPSEMLHCTECVVCLENFANGCLLMGLPCGHVFHQNCIVMWLAGGRHCCPVCRWASYKKKQPYTHPQPLSSDTPS